A window of Lacibacter sediminis contains these coding sequences:
- a CDS encoding VOC family protein, which produces MTTIKSIYINLPVKDLAVTKSFWTKLGFSFNEQFSDDKALCLILNDGVMYSMLITHEFFSTFTNRSIADGSTTEVLLAIEVESKEKVDEIVQAALANGGSRYRESADHTWMYYDSFADPDGHQWEVMYMDPAKIPG; this is translated from the coding sequence ATGACAACAATCAAATCGATCTATATAAACCTGCCGGTGAAAGATCTTGCAGTAACAAAATCTTTCTGGACCAAATTAGGGTTCAGCTTTAATGAACAGTTCAGCGATGATAAAGCGTTATGTCTTATCCTGAACGATGGCGTTATGTATTCGATGCTTATTACGCATGAATTTTTCTCCACATTCACCAACCGGTCTATTGCCGACGGTTCCACTACGGAGGTATTATTGGCAATAGAAGTGGAAAGCAAAGAGAAGGTGGATGAAATTGTACAGGCAGCCTTGGCAAATGGTGGTAGCCGTTACCGTGAGTCGGCCGATCATACATGGATGTATTACGATTCATTTGCTGACCCGGATGGTCATCAATGGGAAGTGATGTACATGGATCCTGCAAAAATTCCGGGGTAA
- a CDS encoding SRPBCC family protein, protein MERLHFSVDINAPKEKVWDSLWAKEKYETWTAVFSEGSTVETDWKEGSKVLFTDGKGSGMVSKIAANKPNEYMSFTHLGEMKDGVEDTTSEKVKIWQGCTESYTLTENNGATKLEVNMDITPDFKDYFENTWPKAIEAIKTLAESKN, encoded by the coding sequence ATGGAACGACTTCATTTCTCAGTAGACATCAATGCCCCAAAAGAAAAAGTATGGGATAGTTTATGGGCAAAAGAAAAATACGAAACATGGACAGCTGTGTTCAGCGAAGGCTCCACCGTGGAAACCGATTGGAAAGAAGGCAGTAAAGTTTTATTTACCGATGGTAAAGGCAGCGGCATGGTAAGTAAAATAGCAGCCAACAAGCCAAATGAATACATGTCGTTTACACACCTCGGAGAAATGAAAGATGGTGTGGAAGATACCACAAGTGAAAAAGTAAAAATATGGCAAGGTTGTACAGAAAGTTATACGCTTACAGAAAATAATGGCGCAACAAAGCTTGAAGTGAATATGGATATTACTCCTGATTTTAAAGATTACTTTGAAAATACCTGGCCAAAAGCAATAGAAGCAATTAAAACATTAGCTGAATCAAAAAACTAA
- a CDS encoding DUF1801 domain-containing protein: MATKKLKPTDKELVNDWMNKLEHPLKAEIDAVRKIIKDSDKNIRERIKWNAPSYYTSADIVTFNHRATKHVHLIFHHPTIVKIKSALLEGDYKDRRMLYLPDMKAVKANKKELQRIITESVQLIG; the protein is encoded by the coding sequence ATGGCTACAAAGAAACTTAAACCAACAGACAAAGAACTGGTGAACGACTGGATGAATAAACTGGAGCATCCGTTGAAAGCCGAAATCGATGCAGTTCGTAAGATCATTAAAGACAGCGACAAGAACATTCGTGAACGGATCAAATGGAATGCACCCAGTTATTATACATCGGCTGATATTGTAACATTTAATCACCGTGCAACAAAACACGTGCATTTGATTTTCCATCATCCTACAATTGTAAAAATTAAATCGGCATTGCTTGAAGGCGATTATAAAGACCGACGCATGCTATACCTGCCCGACATGAAAGCTGTAAAAGCAAATAAAAAAGAACTGCAACGAATCATAACTGAATCGGTGCAGTTAATTGGTTAA
- a CDS encoding SRPBCC family protein — protein MKILKNILLAILGIIVIVLVFALFIDKEFSLSKEIVVNKPKQQVFDYVKLIKNQEHYSVWVMKDPNINIQYTGTDGTVGAQSSWVSNDKNVGVGEQEIIELKEGESMKVELRFKKPFEGTNYAINTFTSVADNQTKVTSTFTGKSPYPMNFMNLFMDMVLGKDMEKNLSNMKVNLEK, from the coding sequence ATGAAAATTTTAAAAAATATCCTTCTTGCAATTCTGGGCATCATTGTTATTGTCCTTGTTTTTGCTTTATTTATCGATAAGGAATTTTCGTTATCAAAAGAAATTGTGGTCAACAAGCCTAAACAACAGGTTTTTGATTATGTGAAACTCATCAAAAACCAGGAGCATTACAGTGTATGGGTGATGAAAGACCCGAACATCAACATTCAATATACCGGTACCGATGGAACAGTAGGCGCACAATCTTCTTGGGTAAGCAATGATAAAAACGTGGGCGTTGGCGAACAGGAGATCATTGAACTGAAAGAGGGTGAAAGCATGAAAGTGGAATTGCGTTTTAAAAAACCATTTGAAGGCACGAATTATGCTATAAATACATTTACGTCAGTTGCCGACAATCAAACAAAAGTGACCAGCACTTTCACCGGCAAATCACCTTATCCTATGAATTTCATGAACCTGTTCATGGATATGGTCCTTGGCAAAGACATGGAAAAAAATCTCAGCAACATGAAAGTTAATCTCGAAAAATAA
- a CDS encoding DUF896 domain-containing protein — MIELFKTNVDDVSAKEYLIRLLEQFFPDCRITIDMHDCDKVLRLEGLNVQPETVKQLVREKGFHCNELH, encoded by the coding sequence ATGATCGAACTGTTTAAAACAAATGTAGATGACGTAAGCGCAAAGGAATATCTTATCCGATTGCTTGAGCAATTTTTTCCTGATTGTCGCATTACTATTGACATGCATGATTGCGATAAAGTATTGCGGCTTGAAGGTTTAAATGTTCAACCAGAAACAGTGAAGCAATTGGTACGTGAAAAAGGCTTTCATTGCAACGAACTTCACTAA
- a CDS encoding DinB family protein, whose translation MTTGTIQIASLINNIEQVSDTLVQLLQSVDERWFNQKPETDKWSIAQVADHIRLSNNSVAKALALKGKPVDRNPSERVAELRKMFLDFQTKYHSPDFIVPTRDIYEPELLLKDLQVSIQLIRERMYEDDLDELINHPAFGDISKFEILHFVLYHTQRHLRQIKDIAANL comes from the coding sequence ATGACAACAGGCACTATACAAATAGCATCGCTCATCAATAATATTGAACAGGTTTCGGACACACTGGTACAATTACTCCAATCAGTTGACGAACGGTGGTTTAATCAAAAGCCGGAAACAGATAAGTGGAGCATTGCACAGGTTGCAGACCATATCAGGCTTTCGAATAATTCAGTAGCAAAAGCACTGGCGCTTAAGGGGAAACCTGTTGACCGCAACCCAAGTGAACGGGTGGCGGAACTCAGGAAAATGTTTCTTGATTTCCAAACCAAATATCATTCGCCTGATTTCATTGTACCTACAAGAGATATTTATGAACCTGAACTGTTGTTGAAAGACCTGCAGGTATCAATTCAGCTAATTCGTGAACGGATGTATGAAGACGATCTGGATGAACTGATCAACCACCCTGCGTTTGGTGATATCAGCAAGTTTGAAATCCTGCATTTTGTTTTGTATCATACACAACGGCATTTGCGGCAGATAAAAGATATCGCTGCAAACTTGTAA
- a CDS encoding GlxA family transcriptional regulator, whose translation MKHISILVPLGHTSLPNIDGTHQILNEVNNIRQAMGEEPLFKIQLVGLEKNIEQRNGLYTIQPDVLISEVKQTNIIIIPAMHGDLPKAMESNAAFLPWMVEQYQQGAEIVSFCIGAFFLAATGLLKGKKCATHWIAANDFRRMFPDVELVDDRIMTEEDGLYTSGGAYSFLNLLAYIIEKHAGREIAVRIAKTFMIDIDRESQSPFIIFNGQKAHDDESIKKAQEYIERNYQDRITVDHLADMLALGRRNLERRFKKATANTVVEYIQRVKIEAAKKQLESGRRNVNEVMYDTGYSDEKAFRTVFRKITGLSPLAYRNKYNKEMVAV comes from the coding sequence ATGAAACACATTTCAATTTTAGTTCCGCTGGGACACACCAGTTTGCCAAACATTGACGGCACACACCAGATATTAAACGAAGTAAATAATATTCGGCAAGCAATGGGAGAGGAACCATTGTTCAAAATTCAATTGGTTGGCTTAGAAAAAAATATCGAGCAACGTAATGGTCTCTACACTATTCAGCCCGATGTGTTGATCTCGGAAGTGAAACAGACCAACATCATCATTATCCCTGCTATGCATGGTGATCTGCCAAAGGCAATGGAAAGTAACGCTGCCTTTCTGCCATGGATGGTTGAGCAATATCAGCAAGGTGCAGAAATCGTCAGCTTTTGTATTGGTGCATTCTTTTTAGCAGCAACAGGTTTGCTGAAGGGAAAGAAATGTGCTACACATTGGATCGCTGCAAATGATTTCCGCAGAATGTTTCCCGATGTAGAACTGGTTGATGACCGTATCATGACAGAAGAAGATGGTTTGTATACCAGCGGTGGTGCTTATTCATTTTTAAACCTGCTGGCTTACATCATTGAAAAACATGCGGGCCGTGAAATTGCCGTTCGTATTGCCAAAACATTTATGATCGATATTGATCGTGAAAGTCAAAGCCCTTTCATCATCTTCAACGGACAAAAAGCACATGATGACGAATCGATCAAAAAAGCACAGGAATATATTGAACGTAATTACCAGGATCGTATAACGGTTGATCATTTAGCCGATATGCTGGCACTTGGCCGACGTAACCTTGAACGCCGTTTCAAAAAAGCAACAGCCAATACAGTTGTTGAATACATTCAGCGTGTAAAAATTGAAGCAGCAAAAAAACAATTGGAAAGCGGACGTAGGAATGTAAACGAAGTGATGTATGATACTGGTTACTCAGATGAGAAAGCATTCCGTACCGTATTCCGCAAGATCACGGGCTTATCGCCATTGGCTTATCGAAATAAGTATAATAAGGAGATGGTGGCGGTGTAG
- a CDS encoding iron chaperone, which yields MLSAKPATIEDYIAAFPAPTQKILKEVHSCIKKAAPQAEETIGYGIPTYKLNGNLVHFGGYKQHVGFYPAPAGIKAFEKELSVYKSSKGAVQFPLSEPMPLTLITKIVKFRVKQNLEKPAKKK from the coding sequence ATGCTTTCTGCAAAACCTGCAACAATTGAAGATTACATCGCAGCATTTCCTGCTCCTACACAAAAAATATTAAAGGAAGTTCATAGCTGTATAAAGAAAGCGGCCCCACAGGCAGAAGAAACAATTGGCTATGGCATTCCAACGTATAAACTCAATGGAAACCTCGTTCATTTCGGAGGTTACAAGCAGCATGTTGGTTTTTATCCTGCACCTGCCGGTATAAAAGCATTTGAAAAAGAATTGTCGGTGTACAAAAGTTCAAAAGGTGCGGTACAGTTTCCACTTAGTGAACCAATGCCTTTAACACTCATTACAAAAATTGTAAAGTTCAGGGTAAAGCAGAACCTTGAAAAGCCGGCAAAGAAGAAGTAA
- a CDS encoding class I SAM-dependent methyltransferase codes for MVNDKTYTAIPKRFIWAVDMLELQPCHRVLEIGCGVGLMAEVISNKLEDGKLVAMDKSSFMIEKAKLRNKPFIAAGTAAFLTADFLKADLQRSTFDTITAFNLNFFRKDPAKVLQRVKQFLKPGGKLFIFFQNPYEITISAADLIAEKLSAHGFTVVGTTLKELSPTSAICVVAVPEV; via the coding sequence ATGGTAAACGACAAAACATATACAGCTATACCGAAACGATTTATATGGGCTGTTGATATGCTTGAATTACAACCCTGTCACCGGGTGTTGGAAATTGGATGTGGTGTTGGCTTGATGGCAGAAGTTATCAGTAATAAACTGGAAGATGGGAAACTTGTTGCCATGGATAAGTCTTCGTTCATGATTGAAAAAGCAAAGCTGAGAAACAAACCCTTTATTGCAGCCGGAACTGCCGCATTCCTGACGGCAGATTTTTTGAAGGCTGATCTGCAACGTTCAACGTTTGATACGATCACTGCCTTTAATCTTAATTTCTTCCGGAAAGATCCTGCTAAAGTTTTGCAACGGGTAAAACAGTTTTTAAAACCCGGCGGAAAGCTGTTTATCTTTTTCCAGAATCCGTATGAAATAACCATCAGTGCTGCTGATCTGATTGCTGAAAAATTATCGGCTCATGGATTTACAGTAGTTGGTACTACACTGAAAGAGCTTTCTCCAACATCAGCTATTTGTGTTGTGGCAGTACCGGAAGTTTAA
- a CDS encoding OmpA family protein, giving the protein MKRSVSALLCFIFITVGFGQPFADTVGKMVEQKEKIITETTIIKIENLGFRVNSELPELRPTISADGNLLFFICESHPDNVHAHEVRNSQDIWYSIRDTATGKWTDAIHLGPPFNTAHYNAVYWISPDKNRILLRNAFVDGDYYGNGVSMSEVQKDGRWSKPNMLKIKNYHKYDRGFQSGASMSSDGQVLLLYMSEESKSRINKIYACFLQTDGTWSEPKSVGKKINLPGYNQMTPYLASDGVTLYFSSDRPGGIGDQDIWKAKRLDDTWLKWSDPVNLGEPINTADFDAFFTLDAGGEYAYLTSSFQSLGKSDIVRVKLLEIEKPDPVVLVSGNVYNAKTKQPLSASLVYETLPDGVIAGNGLSSPGDGAFQIVLPYDKNYLIRASADHFFAQSENLNLDSLIRAGYKEIHKDLYLVPIEIGQIVRLNNVFFDFDKWDLRPVSFIELNRVVKMLNDNPAISIELGAHTDAKGSDEYNIKLSHNRANSVMQYILSKGIAPERVSFKGYGETVPVATNDTDEGRQLNRRVEFKILSN; this is encoded by the coding sequence GTGAAACGATCTGTATCCGCTCTTCTTTGTTTCATTTTTATTACTGTTGGTTTTGGTCAGCCATTTGCTGATACTGTTGGCAAAATGGTTGAACAGAAAGAAAAGATCATCACGGAAACAACCATCATTAAAATTGAGAACCTCGGCTTTCGTGTAAATTCTGAATTACCCGAACTACGTCCAACCATCTCTGCCGATGGAAATCTTTTATTTTTTATTTGCGAAAGCCATCCTGATAACGTGCATGCACATGAAGTGCGCAACTCACAGGATATCTGGTATTCGATCCGTGATACGGCAACGGGAAAATGGACAGATGCTATTCATTTAGGGCCACCATTTAACACCGCACATTACAATGCTGTGTATTGGATATCGCCTGATAAAAACAGGATTCTTCTGCGCAATGCATTTGTTGATGGTGACTATTATGGCAATGGTGTAAGCATGAGCGAAGTGCAGAAAGATGGGCGATGGAGTAAACCAAATATGCTGAAAATAAAAAACTATCACAAGTATGATCGTGGATTTCAATCGGGCGCCAGCATGTCGAGTGATGGCCAGGTGTTGTTACTGTATATGAGTGAAGAAAGTAAAAGCCGCATCAACAAAATTTATGCATGCTTTCTGCAAACAGATGGTACTTGGAGTGAACCAAAAAGTGTTGGCAAGAAAATCAATCTTCCCGGTTATAATCAAATGACGCCTTATCTCGCATCGGATGGCGTTACACTTTATTTCAGTAGTGACAGACCCGGTGGCATTGGCGATCAGGATATCTGGAAAGCAAAACGCTTAGATGATACCTGGTTAAAGTGGAGTGATCCAGTAAATTTGGGTGAACCAATTAATACTGCCGACTTTGATGCGTTCTTTACATTAGATGCAGGTGGGGAATATGCTTATCTCACCAGTAGTTTTCAATCATTAGGCAAAAGTGATATTGTGCGTGTAAAACTTTTGGAGATAGAAAAGCCTGATCCGGTTGTATTGGTAAGTGGCAACGTGTACAATGCAAAAACAAAGCAACCTTTGAGTGCAAGTCTGGTATATGAAACATTACCCGACGGTGTAATTGCCGGCAATGGTTTATCGAGTCCCGGCGATGGTGCATTCCAGATCGTATTACCTTATGATAAAAATTATTTGATTCGTGCTTCAGCCGACCACTTCTTTGCTCAATCAGAAAACCTGAATCTTGATTCGTTGATACGTGCAGGTTATAAAGAAATTCATAAAGACCTGTATCTTGTTCCGATCGAGATCGGGCAGATCGTTCGGTTGAATAATGTGTTCTTTGATTTTGATAAGTGGGATCTTCGCCCGGTATCATTTATTGAGTTAAATCGTGTGGTGAAGATGTTGAATGATAATCCGGCCATTAGTATTGAATTGGGAGCGCATACAGATGCCAAAGGTTCTGATGAATACAATATCAAACTCAGTCATAACCGTGCAAACTCGGTGATGCAATACATCTTATCAAAAGGTATTGCACCTGAACGTGTGAGCTTTAAAGGTTATGGCGAAACGGTTCCTGTTGCAACAAATGATACAGATGAAGGAAGACAGCTTAACCGAAGGGTAGAGTTTAAAATATTATCGAACTAA
- a CDS encoding T9SS type A sorting domain-containing protein — MKRFYLLVIFLDCFFFGQGQINFITTVFYNSSNNTITVQVGLRRENPQNCAGVIAIAEIDFEMQWSADVRLQSSQFIPSGGKLDIFTDNLSGSNADNGHPNPYPGTNGSRPSTIDGETYQTFDFHRSTNLCANTIQIECGQIVPLFSATFELTTPANANQYSFTYDNVTPANNSNYIVEFNNGTASPSNNKKEILFVTDKTKSISDLSGNNCNSDGTIKNTSTTSLVGNPAYTNTYGAILPAAINLFDVKRHGTQTILSWSTSAEELNKGFEIQRKINSQFETIGFIDSKATQGFSSQILNYTFTDDEQYPAKTVYYRLKLIGFNGQEVYSEVRVMRNAGKLQTLIYPNPSAGNLQIVLPQNTGANTIELTDYSGKRIRVWEKYNAPVLNIGNLPKGFFTFTITNLQTSERTVEKIIVQ, encoded by the coding sequence ATGAAACGTTTCTACCTTCTTGTTATATTTTTAGATTGTTTCTTCTTTGGACAGGGGCAGATAAACTTTATCACAACTGTTTTTTATAATTCTTCAAATAATACTATCACTGTTCAGGTTGGATTAAGAAGAGAAAATCCCCAAAACTGTGCAGGTGTAATTGCAATAGCAGAAATTGATTTTGAAATGCAATGGTCTGCAGATGTTCGCTTACAAAGTTCCCAATTTATTCCCTCTGGTGGTAAGTTGGATATTTTTACAGACAACCTGTCGGGTAGCAATGCCGATAACGGCCATCCTAATCCTTATCCCGGCACTAACGGTTCAAGACCATCTACGATAGACGGAGAAACTTATCAAACATTTGATTTCCATCGCTCAACTAATTTATGTGCCAACACAATCCAGATAGAATGCGGACAAATTGTACCTCTCTTTTCTGCCACATTTGAACTGACAACGCCGGCTAATGCAAATCAATATAGCTTTACGTATGATAATGTAACCCCGGCAAATAACAGCAATTATATTGTTGAATTCAATAATGGTACTGCTTCGCCTTCAAATAATAAAAAAGAAATTCTCTTTGTTACAGACAAAACCAAAAGCATATCTGATCTCTCAGGTAATAACTGTAATTCAGACGGGACAATAAAAAATACAAGTACAACTTCATTGGTTGGAAATCCTGCTTACACTAACACTTACGGTGCTATCTTACCCGCTGCCATCAATTTGTTTGACGTGAAAAGGCATGGCACGCAAACAATTTTAAGCTGGTCTACCTCGGCGGAAGAACTGAATAAGGGCTTTGAAATTCAACGGAAAATAAACAGTCAATTTGAAACAATAGGGTTTATTGACAGTAAAGCAACGCAAGGTTTTAGTAGCCAGATACTGAATTATACGTTTACTGATGACGAACAATACCCAGCCAAAACAGTTTATTACCGGTTGAAACTAATTGGTTTCAATGGACAGGAAGTATATAGTGAAGTAAGAGTAATGAGGAACGCAGGTAAACTGCAAACGCTGATTTATCCAAATCCATCTGCAGGGAACCTGCAGATCGTATTGCCTCAGAATACAGGAGCAAATACGATTGAACTGACAGACTATAGCGGAAAAAGAATTCGTGTTTGGGAAAAATACAATGCTCCGGTGCTGAACATCGGTAACCTGCCAAAAGGGTTCTTCACTTTTACTATCACAAATCTCCAGACTTCAGAGCGGACGGTTGAAAAAATAATTGTTCAATAA
- a CDS encoding FAD-dependent oxidoreductase — MKLPYIILIDDDVQVLRAIQRDIRNQYRDDYKVVATESATEALELIKELKLKNEVVALFISDQRMPEMEGVAFLELANEIFPEAKKILLTAYSDIEAAIKAINTVKLDYYLLKPWHPAEEKLFPVVNDLLDEWQALYKPDHEATRIIGFQWSPKSHQLKEFLSGNLVPYIWMDVESDDEAEKYLTSANASKSDLPLVILKDGSFIINPTLPVLAERVGLQQKASKEMYDVLIIGAGPAGLAASVYGSCEGLKTLLIERSNPGGQASSSARIENYLGFPSGLSGAELSRRAITQTLRFGTEILTPQEVRSISIKDGYKITELADGSEIHSKAIVIATGVAYKKLEVEGMDSFTGAGVYYGAAAVEAQACRNESIYIIGGGNSACQAAMYMSKFAKDVNILIRKDKLSEVAANYLVENISNTSNIHVLPHTEVIACSGSTILETITLKDAVTGEEKTVPAKALFVYIGTRPGTGWLNDLVLKDEKGFILSGSELMKDKSFASIWKLDREPFLSETSVPGIFASGDVRFGAMTGISAAVGEGSMAIRFVRKYLQEM, encoded by the coding sequence ATGAAACTTCCTTATATCATTTTAATAGATGACGATGTACAGGTGCTTCGTGCCATTCAACGTGATATACGTAATCAATACCGAGATGATTATAAAGTAGTGGCAACGGAATCGGCAACAGAAGCGTTGGAGCTTATAAAAGAATTAAAGCTCAAAAATGAAGTAGTTGCCCTATTCATCTCCGATCAGCGTATGCCTGAGATGGAAGGCGTTGCCTTTCTTGAACTGGCAAATGAAATTTTTCCTGAAGCAAAAAAAATACTGCTCACTGCTTACTCCGATATTGAAGCAGCGATCAAAGCCATCAATACTGTTAAGCTTGATTATTATTTATTAAAACCATGGCATCCTGCAGAAGAAAAACTATTCCCAGTGGTGAATGATCTGTTAGATGAATGGCAGGCTTTGTATAAACCCGATCATGAAGCAACGAGGATCATCGGCTTTCAATGGTCGCCCAAGAGTCACCAACTCAAAGAATTTCTTTCAGGCAATCTTGTTCCTTACATTTGGATGGATGTGGAAAGTGATGACGAAGCAGAAAAATATTTAACCAGTGCCAATGCATCGAAATCAGATCTTCCGTTAGTGATCTTAAAAGACGGTTCTTTTATCATCAATCCCACTTTACCTGTACTTGCTGAGCGTGTTGGCTTGCAGCAAAAAGCATCCAAAGAAATGTATGATGTGTTGATCATTGGTGCAGGGCCTGCCGGACTTGCAGCATCAGTGTACGGTTCATGCGAAGGATTAAAAACATTATTGATCGAACGAAGTAATCCAGGTGGACAGGCAAGCAGCAGTGCACGTATTGAAAATTATCTCGGTTTCCCAAGCGGTTTATCAGGAGCTGAATTAAGCCGAAGAGCTATTACACAAACACTACGTTTTGGAACAGAAATTCTCACACCGCAGGAAGTAAGAAGCATCAGTATTAAAGATGGTTACAAGATCACTGAATTAGCAGACGGATCAGAAATACATAGTAAAGCAATTGTGATTGCCACAGGTGTTGCTTATAAAAAATTAGAAGTGGAAGGTATGGATTCGTTTACAGGTGCAGGTGTGTATTATGGTGCTGCTGCTGTTGAAGCACAAGCTTGTCGCAATGAAAGCATTTATATTATTGGTGGTGGCAATTCAGCTTGCCAGGCAGCGATGTATATGAGCAAATTTGCAAAAGATGTTAACATCCTTATCCGGAAAGATAAATTATCGGAAGTTGCTGCAAACTATCTCGTAGAAAATATCAGCAACACGTCTAACATACATGTGTTACCGCATACGGAAGTTATAGCCTGTTCGGGTTCAACCATTCTAGAAACCATAACATTGAAAGATGCTGTTACAGGTGAAGAAAAAACAGTTCCTGCAAAGGCATTATTCGTTTATATTGGAACAAGACCGGGCACCGGCTGGTTAAATGATCTTGTATTAAAGGATGAAAAAGGATTTATTCTCAGCGGCAGTGAATTAATGAAAGACAAATCATTTGCATCAATATGGAAACTGGATCGTGAGCCGTTTCTTTCTGAAACAAGCGTGCCGGGTATTTTTGCTTCAGGTGATGTAAGGTTTGGTGCAATGACAGGCATCTCTGCGGCGGTGGGCGAAGGCTCAATGGCTATTCGTTTTGTACGGAAGTATTTGCAGGAGATGTAA
- a CDS encoding ATP-binding protein: MPPVKIEDLKNVIAFSDLPDEHLQWIIDRSDYFEYKDGDIIAKYGEPADVMWIALQGKVTFYMYVNGRQVYYFTFENNNVAGGVGGLLPYSRMKTIPGYSYALGEVKMLRLHKDHFHELEVLNPDLIQRLIGYMTERAKIFATTQLQHEKIDALGNLAAGIAHELNNPAAAISGIADELTKRVSRNYLLTKQLLDCKMTAEHIQHIHAIVEKKESTPVENKKHSALQSMQLQDDIEDWLESNGVKQREAAETFAEFGFTINDLEQIRDDAGAEAFTRVIPWLENLISSQKMIKDLGDASERISTLVASIKSHVHMDRTNDLQPTNIHTDIENTLTLLGFKLRKKNIEVVKKFCTDMPVVPAYVGELNQVWTNLIDNAISALDQNGTLTIETRCTQKDVTVAVIDNGSGIPKEIISRIFDPFFTTKKVGEGTGIGLDIVNRIIKRHNAEIKVESTPGRTVFTVCIPLNQQIVSH, translated from the coding sequence ATGCCTCCGGTAAAGATTGAAGACCTTAAAAATGTTATCGCTTTTAGTGATCTGCCCGATGAACATCTCCAATGGATCATTGACCGCTCAGACTATTTTGAATACAAGGATGGAGATATTATCGCCAAGTATGGCGAACCGGCAGATGTAATGTGGATCGCATTGCAAGGCAAAGTGACTTTCTATATGTACGTCAACGGAAGGCAGGTGTATTATTTCACTTTTGAAAACAATAATGTGGCTGGTGGCGTAGGCGGACTTTTACCCTATTCCAGAATGAAAACGATCCCCGGCTATTCCTATGCCTTAGGCGAAGTAAAAATGTTGCGTTTGCACAAAGATCATTTTCATGAATTGGAAGTACTCAACCCGGATCTTATTCAGCGTCTTATTGGCTACATGACTGAACGTGCAAAAATATTTGCCACTACGCAACTGCAACATGAAAAGATTGATGCGCTCGGTAATCTCGCAGCAGGCATTGCACATGAATTGAATAATCCCGCAGCTGCCATCAGTGGCATAGCAGATGAGTTAACAAAACGTGTAAGCAGAAATTATCTACTCACAAAGCAATTACTCGATTGCAAAATGACGGCTGAGCATATTCAACACATACATGCGATCGTTGAAAAAAAAGAAAGCACTCCTGTTGAAAATAAAAAACACAGTGCACTTCAAAGCATGCAACTGCAGGACGATATAGAAGATTGGCTAGAGAGCAATGGCGTTAAACAACGGGAAGCAGCTGAGACCTTTGCTGAATTTGGTTTTACAATAAATGACCTGGAACAGATCCGTGACGATGCAGGCGCAGAAGCATTCACACGGGTAATTCCATGGCTCGAAAACCTGATCAGCTCACAAAAAATGATCAAGGACCTTGGTGATGCATCGGAACGTATCTCCACACTGGTTGCTTCGATCAAAAGTCATGTGCACATGGATCGTACCAATGATTTGCAACCAACCAATATTCATACTGATATTGAAAATACATTAACTCTACTTGGTTTTAAACTGCGAAAAAAGAATATCGAAGTAGTGAAAAAATTTTGTACCGATATGCCTGTGGTGCCTGCGTATGTTGGCGAACTCAACCAGGTATGGACCAACTTAATTGACAACGCTATTTCTGCACTCGATCAAAATGGTACGCTTACAATTGAAACAAGATGTACACAAAAAGATGTAACGGTTGCTGTTATTGACAATGGAAGTGGTATCCCGAAAGAAATTATTTCCCGCATTTTTGATCCGTTCTTCACCACCAAAAAAGTGGGAGAAGGAACCGGTATTGGTCTCGACATAGTAAACAGGATCATCAAGCGGCATAATGCAGAAATAAAAGTTGAATCAACTCCAGGACGGACGGTATTCACCGTTTGCATTCCATTAAACCAACAAATTGTATCGCATTAA